Proteins encoded within one genomic window of Gadus macrocephalus chromosome 16, ASM3116895v1:
- the xaf1 gene encoding XIAP-associated factor 1 isoform X2, with product MDIKGSSSICRTCRKEVLVDNLALHESHCGRFLCLCPDCGETVSREQLEQHRLEEHSQVEECTARLLCCDFCELELPVRRLEEHQLVCGSRTEHCNTCHRYVLLRNLAQHTLACPAAAGPAATAGPAATAGPAATAGPAATAGPAATAGPAATAGPPSSIRHPRPPPTNAMTPGKTDVICISCLGFFPAEDLEEHKLGCALTSALIEEEEGDGLLPCSYCQLLLPRVTLRWHEPKCRIHLFMK from the exons ATGGACATCAAGGGATCCTCAAGCATCTGCCGCACATG CCGCAAGGAGGTGCTTGTGGACAACCTGGCCCTCCATGAGTCCCACTGCGGTCGGTTCTTGTGTCTCTGCCCTGACTGCGGCGAGACAGTGTCTAGAGagcagctggagcagcaccGGCTGGAGGAACACTCACAG GTCGAGGAGTGTACTGCGCGGCTGCTGTGCTGTGACTTCTGTGAGCTGGAGCTGCCGGTCAGGAGGCTTGAGGAGCACCAGCTGGTGTGCGGCAGCCGCACCGAGCACTGTAACACCTGCCACCGCTATGTCCTGCTGAGGAACCTGGCCCAGCACACCCTCGCCTGCCCCGCCGCCGCTGGCCCCGCTGCCACCGCTGGCCCCGCCGCCACCGCTGGCCCCGCCGCCACCGCTGGCCCCGCCGCCACCGCTGGCCCCGCCGCCACCGCTGGCCCCGCCGCCACCGCTGGCCCACCTTCTTCCATTCGtcatcctcgtcctcctccgacCAACGCCATGACGCCCGGGAAGACGGATG TGATTTGTATTAGCTGTCTGGGCTTCTTCCCAGCTGAAGATCTGGAGGAACACAAG CTGGGCTGTGCCCTCACATCCGCCTTgatcgaggaagaggagggagacgggCTCCTGCCCTGCTCATACTGTCAGCTGCTCCTCCCACGGGTTACGCTTCGCTGGCATGAG CCTAAATGTAGAATCCATCTCTTCATGAAATGA
- the xaf1 gene encoding XIAP-associated factor 1 isoform X1: MDIKGSSSICRTCRKEVLVDNLALHESHCGRFLCLCPDCGETVSREQLEQHRLEEHSQIKCPGCDQQMECRSLVDHKVEECTARLLCCDFCELELPVRRLEEHQLVCGSRTEHCNTCHRYVLLRNLAQHTLACPAAAGPAATAGPAATAGPAATAGPAATAGPAATAGPAATAGPPSSIRHPRPPPTNAMTPGKTDVICISCLGFFPAEDLEEHKLGCALTSALIEEEEGDGLLPCSYCQLLLPRVTLRWHEPKCRIHLFMK, encoded by the exons ATGGACATCAAGGGATCCTCAAGCATCTGCCGCACATG CCGCAAGGAGGTGCTTGTGGACAACCTGGCCCTCCATGAGTCCCACTGCGGTCGGTTCTTGTGTCTCTGCCCTGACTGCGGCGAGACAGTGTCTAGAGagcagctggagcagcaccGGCTGGAGGAACACTCACAG ATCAAATGTCCTGGGTGCGACCAACAAATGGAGTGTCGCTCTCTGGTGGATCACAAG GTCGAGGAGTGTACTGCGCGGCTGCTGTGCTGTGACTTCTGTGAGCTGGAGCTGCCGGTCAGGAGGCTTGAGGAGCACCAGCTGGTGTGCGGCAGCCGCACCGAGCACTGTAACACCTGCCACCGCTATGTCCTGCTGAGGAACCTGGCCCAGCACACCCTCGCCTGCCCCGCCGCCGCTGGCCCCGCTGCCACCGCTGGCCCCGCCGCCACCGCTGGCCCCGCCGCCACCGCTGGCCCCGCCGCCACCGCTGGCCCCGCCGCCACCGCTGGCCCCGCCGCCACCGCTGGCCCACCTTCTTCCATTCGtcatcctcgtcctcctccgacCAACGCCATGACGCCCGGGAAGACGGATG TGATTTGTATTAGCTGTCTGGGCTTCTTCCCAGCTGAAGATCTGGAGGAACACAAG CTGGGCTGTGCCCTCACATCCGCCTTgatcgaggaagaggagggagacgggCTCCTGCCCTGCTCATACTGTCAGCTGCTCCTCCCACGGGTTACGCTTCGCTGGCATGAG CCTAAATGTAGAATCCATCTCTTCATGAAATGA
- the xaf1 gene encoding XIAP-associated factor 1 isoform X3, whose translation MSPTAVGSCVSALTAARQCLESSWSSTGWRNTHRCEFPQVEECTARLLCCDFCELELPVRRLEEHQLVCGSRTEHCNTCHRYVLLRNLAQHTLACPAAAGPAATAGPAATAGPAATAGPAATAGPAATAGPAATAGPPSSIRHPRPPPTNAMTPGKTDVICISCLGFFPAEDLEEHKLGCALTSALIEEEEGDGLLPCSYCQLLLPRVTLRWHEPKCRIHLFMK comes from the exons ATGAGTCCCACTGCGGTCGGTTCTTGTGTCTCTGCCCTGACTGCGGCGAGACAGTGTCTAGAGagcagctggagcagcaccGGCTGGAGGAACACTCACAG GTGTGAATTTCCCCAGGTCGAGGAGTGTACTGCGCGGCTGCTGTGCTGTGACTTCTGTGAGCTGGAGCTGCCGGTCAGGAGGCTTGAGGAGCACCAGCTGGTGTGCGGCAGCCGCACCGAGCACTGTAACACCTGCCACCGCTATGTCCTGCTGAGGAACCTGGCCCAGCACACCCTCGCCTGCCCCGCCGCCGCTGGCCCCGCTGCCACCGCTGGCCCCGCCGCCACCGCTGGCCCCGCCGCCACCGCTGGCCCCGCCGCCACCGCTGGCCCCGCCGCCACCGCTGGCCCCGCCGCCACCGCTGGCCCACCTTCTTCCATTCGtcatcctcgtcctcctccgacCAACGCCATGACGCCCGGGAAGACGGATG TGATTTGTATTAGCTGTCTGGGCTTCTTCCCAGCTGAAGATCTGGAGGAACACAAG CTGGGCTGTGCCCTCACATCCGCCTTgatcgaggaagaggagggagacgggCTCCTGCCCTGCTCATACTGTCAGCTGCTCCTCCCACGGGTTACGCTTCGCTGGCATGAG CCTAAATGTAGAATCCATCTCTTCATGAAATGA